The Bradysia coprophila strain Holo2 unplaced genomic scaffold, BU_Bcop_v1 contig_732, whole genome shotgun sequence genome has a window encoding:
- the LOC119084256 gene encoding neprilysin-2-like has product MMNSEVHGLRKPSWWKQRTTLEKILITITILALIAMAALALTLMTFILRDKLKADTQEKLPKIKAEALEGSPGAHIHDDAPSKTCTTAGCARAAVYAMDSMDSSIKPCDDFFQFACGNFIKNTELPEDKYAIYPLSLITDKLQEQITKLIKEEPEPNEAKPFRLAKDLYKACNNLSLIEELGTKPYLQIVERLGGWPVVVGADWDKDSTWSWVETIKNFSDIGYETNQIIDLVISIDLKNSTRRIVDIDQSSFGLNREFLIKGVEDKIVKAYYDYMIDTAVIYGADRKVAEEELLEALEFEIALANISLPQEERRNATLLYNPTKLSDVQKDYPYINWVDYCNALLPEGISVDDNEIITVTVPSFFAKLATLLEETPKRTIANFLIWRVTVYSTFFMSSELRKRNLAYFTAISGKTEDEARWKECVDLANSGLGISIGALYVKKHFEESSKAAALEIVDNIRDEFEKILQTVDWMDLETRKAAMEKLEKMATYIGYPDEIKNVTLLEEYYDGLEIDPENYLESYLKLNVFATKKSFEKLRKPVNKTEWERHAQPAQANAFYSSIENSIQFPAGILQGQFFSADRPKYMNYAAIGFVIGHEITHGFDDRGRQFDADGNLVEWWNEETIAKFEQKAKCMIEQYGNYTDEQTMLSLKGVNSQGENIADNGGIIQAYLAYHKWVSENGEEPILPGLDYNPNQLFWLSAVQSWCSVYRPEILKILITTNDHPPSQFRMRGILSNMPEFSKDFNCPEGSPMNPTNKCKVW; this is encoded by the exons ATGATGAACAGTGAAGTTCATGGCTTAAG GAAGCCAAGCTGGTGGAAGCAGCGAACCACTCTGGAAAAAATACTGATCACCATCACTATTTTGGCACTGATCGCTATGGCTGCACTAGCTCTAACTCTGATGACATTCATTTTAAGAGATAAGCTAAAGGCAGATACTC AAGAGAAACTACCCAAAATTAAAGCAGAAGCTCTAGAGGGATCACCTGGTGCTCATATACATGATGATGCACCGTCCAAAACGTGTACAACAGCAGGTTGTGCTCGTGCGGCTGTCTATGCTATGGATTCGATGGATTCGTCCATTAAACCTTGTGACGATTTCTTCCAATTTGCTTGtggaaatttcatcaaaaacacCGAACTACCGGAAGATAAATATGCGATCTATCCATTGTCGCTGATAACTGATAAATTGCAGGAACAAATCACCAAATTGATAAAGGAAGAACCGGAACCGAATGAAGCGAAACCATTCCGATTGGCTAAGGACTTGTACAAGGCCTGCAACAATTTGAGTTTGATCGAAGAGTTGGGAACGAAACCGTATCTGCAAATTGTCGAACGGTTAGGCGGTTGGCCGGTTGTTGTCGGTGCCGATTGGGACAAAGACTCGACATGGTCGTGGGTGGAGAccataaaaaacttttcggaTATTGGCTACGAAACCaatcaaattatcgatttgGTCATTTCGATTGACTTGAAAAATTCAACCAGACGAATTGTCGAT ATCGATCAATCGTCATTCGGCTTAAATCGTGAGTTTTTGATTAAAGGCGTGGAAGACAAAATCGTTAAGGCATACTACGATTATATGATCGATACAGCTGTTATTTACGGTGCCGATCGGAAAGTAGCTGAAGAAGAACTCCTCGAAGCTTTGGAATTTGAAATTGCACTTGCTAAC ATATCTTTGCCGCAAGAGGAGCGCCGTAACGCAACTTTATTGTACAATCCCACGAAACTCAGCGACGTTCAAAAAGACTACCCCTACATCAATTGGGTCGACTATTGCAATGCATTACTACCGGAAGGAATAAGCGTGGATGACAATGAAATCATAACCGTAACAGTTCCTTCATTTTTCGCAAAGCTTGCAACATTATTGGAGGAAACACCGAAACGTACTATCGCCAATTTTCTGATATGGAGAGTCACCGTGTACTCGACGTTTTTCATGAGCTCTGAGCTGCGTAAGCGAAATTTAGCATATTTCACGGCAATTAGTGGTAAAACGGAAGACGAGGCGCGTTGGAAAGAGTGCGTGGACTTAGCGAATTCCGGTTTGGGAATATCCATCGGTGCTTTGTATGTGAAGAAACATTTCGAGGAGTCGTCGAAAGCAG CCGCTCTGGAGATTGTTGACAACATTCGCGatgaatttgagaaaattttgcaaactgTCGATTGGATGGACCTTGAGACAAGAAAGGCAGCAATGgagaaattggaaaaaatggCCACCTACATTGGCTATCCGGACGAAATCAAAAATGTCACATTGCTGGAGGAGTACTACGACGGACTGGAAATCGATCCGGAGAACTATCTTGAATCGTACTTGAAATTGAACGTTTTCGCGACCAAGAAAAGCTTCGAGAAACTACGGAAACCGGTCAACAAAACCGAATGGGAACGACATGCGCAACCGGCTCAGGCAAATGCCTTTTATTCTTCTATCGAAAACAGTATTC AATTTCCAGCTGGCATCTTGCAGGGACAATTCTTTTCGGCAGATCGTCCCAAATATATGAATTATGCAGCAATTGGATTTGTGATCGGTCATGAAATCACCCACGGTTTTGATGACAGA GGTCGCCAATTCGATGCAGATGGTAACTTGGTGGAATGGTGGAACGAGGAGACCATTGCAAAGTTTGAACAGAAAGCCAAATGTATGATCGAACAGTACGGAAATTACACAGACGAACAGACGATGCTGAGC CTTAAAGGTGTCAATAGTCAAGGCGAAAACATTGCCGACAATGGCGGTATAATCCAAGCATATCTCGCCTACCACAAATGGGTGTCAGAGAACGGAGAAGAGCCAATCCTTCCAGGACTGGACTACAATCCCAACCAATTGTTTTGGCTGTCGGCAGTGCAATCTTGGTGTTCCGTTTATCGACCgg AAATTTTGAAGATTCTCATTACCACAAACGATCATCCACCGTCCCAGTTCCGAATGCGTGGAATTTTGAGTAATATGCCTGAATTTTCAAAGGACTTTAACTGTCCGGAAGGTTCACCAATGAATCCGACCAACAAGTGTAAGGTTTGGTAG
- the LOC119084253 gene encoding striatin-interacting protein 1 homolog isoform X1: MNMDQKCNRGEVEFGINYENDMYGDNTNASENADIDFLYSDTDTHPNEIAELYSYTEQSEFQLNSKAFDELMESFKIQPSWQKLKDATRKSVVLKLLDQLELSDQPARIKSARCILYLAQGCFLEVQSDHEQQVWTRSNVMMMYQLGVFSAIVELLSLEMENAVTASVATRKMTVSLADSTDLRIILSILYIITEVIWAEKQNPNSEYKDHVESFSSELNLPIAGELLTVKLFGMITRFCSGTAPHFPMKKVLLLLWKISLVGLGGIETLKKLKDQYRQELNLAPVTEDTLEITKRMRSSSPPATTSDILDNRKRNHPFRRVRTNDILQEQNLIKQGSLNEQEQISMEMEAQQSENEEDASDFFSSYNDPTMDGGQKEAQYSPVMPIRNIERLPWTPKVRQKDIDQFLDVTRNKFIGFTLPEDNQSLAGLPQPIHEGFKTLTQHIYVSLADVRIKREEEISRYPLLKIEGDIPINSVEILYQAILPNLPQYMIALLKILLAAAPTSKAKTESINIMADVLPEEMPMTVTQSTKLGIDVNRHKEIIVKAVSAILLLYLKHFKINHVYQFEFMSQHLVFANCIPLVLKFFNQHIMTYIGSKNSIPISDFPACILGEPPELTADSFVIGATASYSWRNIFSCINLLRVLNKLTKWKHSRIMMLVVFKSAPILKQTLKVRHAMMQLYVLKLLKMQTRYLGRQWRKSNMKTISAIYSKVRHRLNDDWAFGNDLDARPWDFQTEECSLRACVDRFNNRRYFTNTIGPNTSNNQAPNAGNNNSAGNGDPNEYDPNLINCYMSDGLQEEPFTYAPGYGGWDENVELSDEFKQEYETWLQQEVYNTQINWDSLMSVTYDCQ, translated from the exons ATGAACATGGATCAGAAGTGTAACCGTGGCGAAGTGGAATTCGGCATAAATTATGAGAACGATATGTATGGGGAC AACACCAATGCGTCCGAAAATGCCGACATAGATTTTCTGTACAGTGACACGGACACACATCCGAATGAGATTGCCGAACTGTACAGTTACACCGAACAGTCGGAGTTTCAGCTCAACTCTAAGGCGTTCGATGAGTTGATGGAATCGTTTAAGATTCAGCCCAGCTGGCAGAAACTCAAAGATGCTACGAGGAAAAGTGTCGTCTTAAAACTTCTCGATCAGCTGGAACTGTCTGATCAGCCAGCGCGGATCAAATCCGCAAGATGTATTTTGTACTTGGCACAG GGTTGCTTTTTGGAAGTTCAATCCGATCATGAACAGCAAGTTTGGACGCGTTCTAATGTCATGATGATGTATCAATTGGGCGTATTTTCGGCAATCGTTGAACTATTGAGCCTGGAAATGGA AAACGCTGTAACTGCTTCCGTTGCTACTCGCAAAATGACCGTGTCACTGGCCGACTCAACCGATTTGCGAATCATTTTATCCATTTTGTACATCATAACCGAGGTGATCTGGGCTGAGAAGCAGAATCCGAACAGTGAATACAAGGATCACGTTGAAAGTTTCAGCAGCGAACTGA aTCTGCCCATAGCCGGCGAATTATTGACAGTAAAACTGTTCGGAATGATAACGCGATTCTGCAGTGGCACAGCTCCACATTTTCCGATGAAAAAAGTCCTGTTGCTTCTGTGGAAGATTTCGTTGGTTGGACTTGGTGGCATTGAaacgttgaaaaaattgaaag ATCAATATCGTCAAGAATTGAACCTAGCACCGGTCACCGAAGACACACTGGAAATAACCAAACGTATGCGATCCAGTTCACCGCCAGCCACAACATCGGACATTCTGGACAATCGCAAACGGAACCATCCCTTCAGACGAGTACGTACGAACGATATATTGCAAGAG caaaatttaataaaacaagGTTCGCTGAACGAACAAGAACAGATCAGTATGGAAATGGAGGCACAGCAGTCGGAGAATGAAGAGGATGCGTCGGACTTTTTCAGTTCGTACAATGATCCAACGATGGACGGAG GTCAAAAGGAAGCACAGTACAGTCCTGTAATGCCGATCAGAAACATTGAACGTCTGCCGTGGACACCGAAAGTACGCCAAAAGGATATCGATCAGTTTTTGGACGTTACGCGTAACAAATTTATCGGATTTACCCTTCCCGAAGATAATCAATCGTTGGCTGGTTTACCGCAACCGATACATGAAGGCTTCAAAACATTGACACAA CACATTTATGTCAGCCTGGCCGATGTTCGAATCAAACGAGAAGAGGAAATCTCACGTTATCCGCTATTAAAAATCGAGGGCGACATTCCCATCAATTCGGTGGAGATATTGTACCAAGCGATTCTTCCGAATCTGCCGCAGTACATGATAGCTCTGCTGAAGATTCTACTAGCAGCTGCTCCGACATCGAAAGCGAAAACCGAAAGTATCAACATAATGGCAGACGTTCTGCCGGAAGAAATGCC GATGACTGTAACACAATCGACCAAACTGGGCATTGATGTGAATCGGCACAAAGAGATCATTGTGAAGGCAGTGTCGGCTATTTTGCTGTTATatcttaaacatttcaaaatcaatCACGTCTATCAATTCGAATTCATGTCTCAGCACCTGGTGTTTGCCAATTGTATTCCGTTGgttctgaaatttttcaacCAGCACATCATGACCTATATCGGGTCAAAGAACTC CATTCCCATCAGTGATTTTCCCGCTTGCATTCTGGGTGAACCACCAGAATTAACCGCTGACAGTTTTGTCATTGGTGCAACGGCCTCGTACTCGTGGCGCAACATATTCTCTTGCATCAATTTGTTGCGTGTGTTGAACAAATTGACAAAGTGGAAACATTCGCGCATCATGATGTTGGTGGTGTTCAAATCGGCTCCGATTTTGAAGCAAACATTGAAAGTACGGCACGCAATGATGCAGCTGTATGTGCTCAAATTGCTGAAAATGCAGACCAGATATTTGGGCAGACAGTGGAGGAAGTCGAATATGAAGACAATTAGTGCAATTTACTCTAAAGTGCGTCATCGTTTGAACGATGACTGGGCATTTGGAAATG ATCTCGACGCACGTCCCTGGGACTTTCAAACCGAAGAATGTTCGCTGCGAGCCTGTGTGGATCGCTTTAACAATCGGCGCTACTTCACAAATACGATCGGACCGAACACATCCAATAATCAGGCACCGAATGCCGGCAACAATAATAGTGCCGGTAACGGTGATCCGAACGAGTACGATCCGAATTTGATAAATTGCTACATGAGCGACGGTTTGCAAGAGGAACCGTTCACGTACGCTCCGGGCTACGGTGGATGGGACGAGAATGTCGAATTGAGCGATGAATTCAAACAGGAGTACGAAACGTGGCTGCAGCAAGAGGTTTACAACACGCAAATCAATTGGGATTCGTTGATGTCCGTTACGTACGATtgtcagtaa
- the LOC119084288 gene encoding putative ATP synthase subunit f, mitochondrial, producing MAFGDYPAEYNPKVHGPYDPARFYGKPDTPFSQLKVSEIGAWLGRREKSPRAITGAFSRAWWRWNHKYVQPKRAGIAPLFQLIVGGMVFFYAINYGKIKHHRNYKYH from the exons ATGGCTTTCGGCGACTATCCAGCTGAATATAATCCAAAGGTTCACGGACCCTACGATCCAGCCCGTTTTTATGGCAAAC cCGACACTCCATTCAGTCAACTGAAAGTATCCGAAATTGGAGCATGGTTGGGTCGCCGTGAAAAATCGCCTCGTGCCATAACTGGTGCATTCAGTCGTGCATGGTGGCGCTGGAATCATAAGTACGTTCAGCCGAAACGAGCTGGCATCGCTCCATTGTTCCAACTGATTGTCGGCGGTATGGTGTTCTTTTATGCTATCAATTACGGCAAAATAA AGCACCACCGAAACTACAAATATCACTAA
- the LOC119084254 gene encoding dynein assembly factor 5, axonemal: MTESDLFEYNQLCNNIQHTDRSVRQNSLKKLLELCSSKNTEQEAAILFDHFHLHIIKCYADKFESCRCLAVEIMSSLLDTLPDNEFYIDIVVPVIARRVGQKEIIEESEELRLQLVQQLQQIIDKFPANELKGDRLKTSYNDIIDVLLKTLRDPYVNIQRECCSMLKSLANATPSFHCRAESLADPLIVLLKHRQWLSRAAALSALGVLAVNIPNGEAVVKIIVSVSPLLMDSMPQIRKECGLVGCHWLLKLRDRYSFFERIIPLVLCCLNDDHQYIRDDIQGLWEQCGRQYFNENENELSKIELVDYHPVKYPPGVQRPTLGCRAVVQRSLRVTSIILKEIIDWKEEVRLHSLKLLWQVVLHSEKAFTSKFIEILPTLSMSCMDEVLPVANEAIKVAELIGMLMDYDSWIGFALEGLQKTPNLGVLKCFAALYTGAEIDKAKDLHRIATILLDTNICHSVNSKYQETLLRFVDLLVGLFLNRPIEADAQNLSLSDAKGTEECLYTIIVKITALAEGNESLQELGKEILVKLAGDTLTVPRLHSKYMGRVIDSIEDLDSENSELSDVIILLHGLIILGGFQKEYLESMKKAIGLILDHATPSAKIKIFAAISKSMLNWSTTVDLPQSESFELLRKFVTDIIEPTLIWKAGRNSESLRAMATTALYSMSEGIGTKCPIFPELATSFVSLIEDHNVVTRAYAVRCMKNSTAFPMEQLKPIVYAILSRLDDPSAEVRLYAAQCIGELKLKVDAATDTDSWKIVAKHVFDSLILHLDGPEINFRKTLLDSMDKLTENETNAAVFRSIIAQLPASHPYLKELRDLSEK; the protein is encoded by the exons ATGACGGAATCAGATCTATTTGAATACAATCAACTTTGCAATAACATTCAACATACCGATCGGTCTGTGCGCCAAAATTCGTTGAAGAAACTTTTAGAACTATGCTCGTCCAAAAACACTGAACAGGAGGCCGCAATTTTGTTCGACCATTTCCACTTGCACATCATCAAATGCTATGCCGATAAATTTGAAAGTTGCCGATGTCTGGCAGTGGAAATAATGTCCAGTCTTCTTGATACGTTGCCGGACAATGAATTTTACATTGACATTGTCGTTCCGGTGATAGCTCGACGAGTGGGACAGAAGGAGATCATCGAAGAAAGTGAGGAATTACGGCTGCAGTTGGTGCAACAGTTGCAGCaaataattgataaatttCCGGCTAATGAACTGAAGGGGGACAGACTGAAGACGTCCTACAATGACATAATCGATGTTCTGCTCAAAACTCTTCGTGATCCTTATGTTAACATACAAAGGGAATGCTGTTCCATGTTGAAATCATTGGCCAATGCCACACCAAGCTTCCACTGTCGTGCTGAAAGTCTGGCAGATCCATTAATTGTCCTACTGAAGCATCGTCAATGGTTGAGTAGAGCAGCGGCTTTGTCTGCGCTTG GAGTCTTGGCCGTCAACATTCCAAACGGCGAAGCGGTcgtaaaaattattgtcaGCGTCTCGCCATTGCTAATGGATTCGATGCCACAAATACGCAAAGAGTGCGGACTGGTTGGATGCCACTGGTTGTTGAAACTTCGTGACAGATATTCGTTCTTCGAGAGAATCATTCCTTTGGTGTTGTGTTG CCTGAATGATGATCATCAGTACATTCGTGATGACATACAGGGCTTGTGGGAGCAATGCGGCcgacaatattttaatgaaaatgaaaacgaactCAGCAAAATCGAGTTGGTCGATTACCATCCAGTCAAATATCCACCTGGAGTGCAACGACCAACGCTAGGTTGTCGAGCTGTTGTGCAGCGTAGTCTGCGCGTTACATCAATCATTTTAAAGGAAATTATTGATTGGAAGGAGGAGGTGCGTCTGCACTCGTTAAAGCTTCTTTGGCAAGTGGTTTTGCACAGTGAGAAGGCGTTCACCTCTAAATTCATCGAAATTCTTCCGACATTATCGATGAGTTGTATGGATGAAGTGCTGCCCGTTGCGAACGAAGCGATTAAAGTGGCTGAACTTATCGGAATGCTAATGGACTATGATTCGTGGATCGGCTTCGCTCTAGAAGGTTTACAGAAAACTCCTAATTTGGGCGTACTGAAATGCTTTGCTGCGCTGTATACAGGGGCCGAGATTGACAAAGCGAAGGATTTACATCGAATCGCAACTATTTTACTGGACACCAACATTTGTCATTCGGTCAATTCGAAATATCAGGAGACATTGTTACGCTTCGTCGATTTATTGGTCGGACTGTTTCTAAATCGACCAATCGAAGCCGATGCTCAGAACCTTTCCTTGAGCGATGCGAAAGGAACGGAAGAGTGTCTGTACACTATTATAGTCAAGATCACTGCATTGGCAGAAGGCAATGAAAGCCTTCAGGAGCTCGGCAAAGAAATTCTTGTAAAATTGGCCGGAGATACGTTGACTGTGCCGCGACTGCATTCCAAATACATGGGACGAGTCATTGATTCAATCGAAGATTTAGACTCTGAAAATTCCGAGCTGTCGGATGTCATAATTTTACTTCATGGCTTGATCATTCTCGGTGGCTTTCAGAAGGAATACTTAGAATCGATGAAGAAAGCCATTGGTTTAATTTTGGACCATGCAACACCGAGTGCAAAGATCAAAATTTTCGCTGCCATCTCCAAG TCAATGCTAAATTGGTCAACAACGGTTGATCTGCCACAAAGCGAAAGCTTCGAATTGTTACGCAAATTCGTTACGGACATCATTGAACCGACATTGATTTGGAAGGCCGGTCGTAACTCTGAATCGTTGAGGGCAATGGCAACGACTGCCTTATATTCAATGTCCGAGGGTATCGGCACCAAATGTCCCATTTTCCCCGAACTAGCCACGTCGTTCGTTTCACTGATTGAGGACCACAATGTTGTTACACGAGCGTACGCTGTCCGTTGTATGAAGAACAGTACCGCATTTCCAATGGAGCAGCTCAAACCGATCGTTTACG CCATTCTGTCACGATTGGATGACCCTAGTGCTGAGGTTCGATTGTATGCTGCCCAATGTATCGGTGAACTCAAACTGAAAGTGGATGCGGCCACTGACACCGATTCCTGGAAGATTGTAGCGAAGCACGTTTTCGATAGTTTGATATTGCATCTGGATGGACCGGAAATCAATTTCAGGAAAACTTTGCTGG ACTCTATGGACAAACTAACGGAAAATGAAACGAACGCTGCCGTATTTCGATCAATTATTGCACAGTTGCCGGCGTCTCATCCGTACCTTAAAGAATTACGAGACCTGAGCGAAAAATGA
- the LOC119084253 gene encoding striatin-interacting protein 1 homolog isoform X2 gives MNMDQKCNRGEVEFGINYENDMYGDNTNASENADIDFLYSDTDTHPNEIAELYSYTEQSEFQLNSKAFDELMESFKIQPSWQKLKDATRKSVVLKLLDQLELSDQPARIKSARCILYLAQGCFLEVQSDHEQQVWTRSNVMMMYQLGVFSAIVELLSLEMENAVTASVATRKMTVSLADSTDLRIILSILYIITEVIWAEKQNPNSEYKDHVESFSSELNLPIAGELLTVKLFGMITRFCSGTAPHFPMKKVLLLLWKISLVGLGGIETLKKLKDQYRQELNLAPVTEDTLEITKRMRSSSPPATTSDILDNRKRNHPFRRQNLIKQGSLNEQEQISMEMEAQQSENEEDASDFFSSYNDPTMDGGQKEAQYSPVMPIRNIERLPWTPKVRQKDIDQFLDVTRNKFIGFTLPEDNQSLAGLPQPIHEGFKTLTQHIYVSLADVRIKREEEISRYPLLKIEGDIPINSVEILYQAILPNLPQYMIALLKILLAAAPTSKAKTESINIMADVLPEEMPMTVTQSTKLGIDVNRHKEIIVKAVSAILLLYLKHFKINHVYQFEFMSQHLVFANCIPLVLKFFNQHIMTYIGSKNSIPISDFPACILGEPPELTADSFVIGATASYSWRNIFSCINLLRVLNKLTKWKHSRIMMLVVFKSAPILKQTLKVRHAMMQLYVLKLLKMQTRYLGRQWRKSNMKTISAIYSKVRHRLNDDWAFGNDLDARPWDFQTEECSLRACVDRFNNRRYFTNTIGPNTSNNQAPNAGNNNSAGNGDPNEYDPNLINCYMSDGLQEEPFTYAPGYGGWDENVELSDEFKQEYETWLQQEVYNTQINWDSLMSVTYDCQ, from the exons ATGAACATGGATCAGAAGTGTAACCGTGGCGAAGTGGAATTCGGCATAAATTATGAGAACGATATGTATGGGGAC AACACCAATGCGTCCGAAAATGCCGACATAGATTTTCTGTACAGTGACACGGACACACATCCGAATGAGATTGCCGAACTGTACAGTTACACCGAACAGTCGGAGTTTCAGCTCAACTCTAAGGCGTTCGATGAGTTGATGGAATCGTTTAAGATTCAGCCCAGCTGGCAGAAACTCAAAGATGCTACGAGGAAAAGTGTCGTCTTAAAACTTCTCGATCAGCTGGAACTGTCTGATCAGCCAGCGCGGATCAAATCCGCAAGATGTATTTTGTACTTGGCACAG GGTTGCTTTTTGGAAGTTCAATCCGATCATGAACAGCAAGTTTGGACGCGTTCTAATGTCATGATGATGTATCAATTGGGCGTATTTTCGGCAATCGTTGAACTATTGAGCCTGGAAATGGA AAACGCTGTAACTGCTTCCGTTGCTACTCGCAAAATGACCGTGTCACTGGCCGACTCAACCGATTTGCGAATCATTTTATCCATTTTGTACATCATAACCGAGGTGATCTGGGCTGAGAAGCAGAATCCGAACAGTGAATACAAGGATCACGTTGAAAGTTTCAGCAGCGAACTGA aTCTGCCCATAGCCGGCGAATTATTGACAGTAAAACTGTTCGGAATGATAACGCGATTCTGCAGTGGCACAGCTCCACATTTTCCGATGAAAAAAGTCCTGTTGCTTCTGTGGAAGATTTCGTTGGTTGGACTTGGTGGCATTGAaacgttgaaaaaattgaaag ATCAATATCGTCAAGAATTGAACCTAGCACCGGTCACCGAAGACACACTGGAAATAACCAAACGTATGCGATCCAGTTCACCGCCAGCCACAACATCGGACATTCTGGACAATCGCAAACGGAACCATCCCTTCAGACGA caaaatttaataaaacaagGTTCGCTGAACGAACAAGAACAGATCAGTATGGAAATGGAGGCACAGCAGTCGGAGAATGAAGAGGATGCGTCGGACTTTTTCAGTTCGTACAATGATCCAACGATGGACGGAG GTCAAAAGGAAGCACAGTACAGTCCTGTAATGCCGATCAGAAACATTGAACGTCTGCCGTGGACACCGAAAGTACGCCAAAAGGATATCGATCAGTTTTTGGACGTTACGCGTAACAAATTTATCGGATTTACCCTTCCCGAAGATAATCAATCGTTGGCTGGTTTACCGCAACCGATACATGAAGGCTTCAAAACATTGACACAA CACATTTATGTCAGCCTGGCCGATGTTCGAATCAAACGAGAAGAGGAAATCTCACGTTATCCGCTATTAAAAATCGAGGGCGACATTCCCATCAATTCGGTGGAGATATTGTACCAAGCGATTCTTCCGAATCTGCCGCAGTACATGATAGCTCTGCTGAAGATTCTACTAGCAGCTGCTCCGACATCGAAAGCGAAAACCGAAAGTATCAACATAATGGCAGACGTTCTGCCGGAAGAAATGCC GATGACTGTAACACAATCGACCAAACTGGGCATTGATGTGAATCGGCACAAAGAGATCATTGTGAAGGCAGTGTCGGCTATTTTGCTGTTATatcttaaacatttcaaaatcaatCACGTCTATCAATTCGAATTCATGTCTCAGCACCTGGTGTTTGCCAATTGTATTCCGTTGgttctgaaatttttcaacCAGCACATCATGACCTATATCGGGTCAAAGAACTC CATTCCCATCAGTGATTTTCCCGCTTGCATTCTGGGTGAACCACCAGAATTAACCGCTGACAGTTTTGTCATTGGTGCAACGGCCTCGTACTCGTGGCGCAACATATTCTCTTGCATCAATTTGTTGCGTGTGTTGAACAAATTGACAAAGTGGAAACATTCGCGCATCATGATGTTGGTGGTGTTCAAATCGGCTCCGATTTTGAAGCAAACATTGAAAGTACGGCACGCAATGATGCAGCTGTATGTGCTCAAATTGCTGAAAATGCAGACCAGATATTTGGGCAGACAGTGGAGGAAGTCGAATATGAAGACAATTAGTGCAATTTACTCTAAAGTGCGTCATCGTTTGAACGATGACTGGGCATTTGGAAATG ATCTCGACGCACGTCCCTGGGACTTTCAAACCGAAGAATGTTCGCTGCGAGCCTGTGTGGATCGCTTTAACAATCGGCGCTACTTCACAAATACGATCGGACCGAACACATCCAATAATCAGGCACCGAATGCCGGCAACAATAATAGTGCCGGTAACGGTGATCCGAACGAGTACGATCCGAATTTGATAAATTGCTACATGAGCGACGGTTTGCAAGAGGAACCGTTCACGTACGCTCCGGGCTACGGTGGATGGGACGAGAATGTCGAATTGAGCGATGAATTCAAACAGGAGTACGAAACGTGGCTGCAGCAAGAGGTTTACAACACGCAAATCAATTGGGATTCGTTGATGTCCGTTACGTACGATtgtcagtaa